From one candidate division KSB1 bacterium genomic stretch:
- a CDS encoding thioredoxin family protein, translating to MAFTLELGTKAPDFTLPATDGNTYQLSDFNDARMLVIFFTCNHCPYVIGSDEVTRRTAEKFAAHGVKFIGINSNSKHTYPEDDFEHMVARMKEHKFPWFYLYDESQEIAQAYGALRTPHFFVFDNDLTLIYTGRGIDNPRDTSKMTVNDLERSLEEHLAGKPVSVALTNPIGCNVKWAGKDAHWMPVEACDLV from the coding sequence ATGGCTTTTACATTAGAGTTAGGCACAAAAGCACCGGATTTTACCTTGCCTGCGACAGACGGCAATACATACCAATTATCTGATTTTAATGATGCCAGGATGCTGGTCATCTTTTTTACCTGTAACCATTGTCCCTACGTCATCGGATCGGATGAAGTCACCCGGCGGACGGCTGAAAAATTTGCGGCTCACGGTGTCAAATTTATCGGCATCAATTCGAACAGTAAACACACCTATCCTGAAGATGATTTTGAGCATATGGTTGCTCGGATGAAGGAGCACAAGTTTCCCTGGTTCTATTTATATGATGAATCACAGGAGATTGCGCAAGCATATGGGGCATTACGAACCCCCCATTTTTTCGTCTTCGATAACGACCTTACGCTCATTTACACCGGTCGAGGGATCGATAATCCTCGTGACACGAGTAAAATGACCGTGAATGATCTTGAGAGATCTCTGGAAGAACATTTGGCCGGAAAACCAGTGAGTGTTGCGCTGACCAATCCCATCGGCTGCAATGTCAAATGGGCGGGAAAGGATGCGCATTGGATGCCGGTTGAGGCCTGTGATTTAGTGTGA
- a CDS encoding MTH1187 family thiamine-binding protein, with the protein MKVIMDLCIVPIGVGVSVSRYIAACQPIFSELGLKTHLHAYGTNIEGEWDIALAALKRCHQLIHEMGAPRITTTIKLGTRTDREQTMDDKVKSVEQQLTS; encoded by the coding sequence ATGAAAGTAATTATGGATCTTTGTATAGTTCCCATTGGGGTCGGTGTTTCGGTGTCTCGATATATCGCAGCGTGCCAACCAATCTTTTCTGAGTTGGGACTAAAGACTCACCTTCACGCTTACGGAACAAATATTGAAGGCGAATGGGACATAGCTCTTGCTGCGCTTAAGCGCTGTCACCAACTCATCCATGAGATGGGCGCTCCCCGAATTACAACGACTATCAAACTTGGAACTCGCACAGACCGGGAACAGACAATGGACGACAAGGTCAAGAGCGTTGAACAACAACTAACCAGCTAA
- the moeB gene encoding molybdopterin-synthase adenylyltransferase MoeB, whose protein sequence is MSIKILIPTALRQYSQNQDTVDLAGQNVGELLQNLTKEFPDLAKHLFSEDGKLRNFVNVYVNDDDIRYLEQNYTKVKSGDVISIVPSVAGGMDSSKEPPTNGEFSKAEIERYSRHLIMPEVAMEGQKKLKQAKVLLIGMGGLGSPLAMYLAAAGVGRIGMVDFDVVEFTNLQRQVIYSTDEVGRSKLQSAQNRLQGINPYVHIDTYETRLTSENALDIFEKYDIIIDGTDNFPTRYLVNDACVLLEKPNVYGSIFRFEGQASVFYAKEGPCYRCLYPEPPPPGLVPSCAEGGVLGILPGNVGLIQATEAIKLILGKGQPLIGRLLLFDALAMKYRELKLRKDPNCPICGENPTIRALIDYEEFCGIGTDADKVVLEPEYEISVTELNEQNESNGDTFILDVREPHEYEICRIPNSKLIPLNELPTRVQELDRSWNIVVHCRSGARSAKAVKFLREAGFDKIKNLKGGILAWSDEVDPTVPKY, encoded by the coding sequence ATGTCCATAAAAATTTTAATCCCCACCGCCCTACGACAGTATTCTCAAAACCAGGATACGGTTGATTTGGCAGGACAAAACGTAGGCGAACTTTTGCAGAATTTAACCAAAGAGTTTCCTGATCTAGCAAAGCATCTATTTAGTGAAGATGGCAAATTAAGAAACTTTGTCAATGTTTATGTAAATGATGATGACATCAGATATCTTGAACAAAATTACACGAAAGTGAAAAGTGGAGATGTGATTAGCATTGTTCCTTCAGTGGCTGGCGGAATGGACTCTAGCAAAGAACCGCCTACCAATGGTGAATTTTCTAAAGCTGAAATTGAACGGTATAGCCGCCATCTCATCATGCCGGAAGTCGCAATGGAAGGGCAAAAGAAGCTTAAACAAGCTAAAGTACTGCTGATTGGTATGGGTGGCTTAGGTTCGCCGTTAGCCATGTATCTCGCGGCGGCAGGAGTGGGTCGAATTGGCATGGTGGATTTTGACGTTGTGGAGTTTACTAACTTGCAACGCCAGGTCATTTATTCTACCGATGAGGTTGGCCGATCGAAATTACAATCTGCCCAAAACAGACTTCAAGGAATCAATCCATATGTGCACATCGATACCTATGAAACTCGTCTGACTTCTGAAAATGCCTTAGATATTTTTGAAAAATACGATATTATCATCGATGGCACCGACAATTTCCCAACCAGATATTTGGTAAACGACGCATGTGTCCTTTTGGAAAAACCTAACGTATATGGCAGTATCTTTCGGTTTGAGGGCCAGGCATCTGTATTTTATGCCAAAGAAGGGCCATGCTACCGCTGCCTCTATCCTGAACCACCACCTCCGGGCTTGGTGCCAAGTTGTGCTGAAGGAGGCGTTTTGGGTATTCTTCCTGGAAACGTCGGACTCATTCAGGCTACTGAAGCGATTAAACTGATTTTGGGAAAAGGACAACCTCTTATCGGCCGCTTACTCCTGTTTGATGCATTAGCCATGAAATATAGAGAACTTAAACTAAGAAAAGATCCAAATTGCCCGATCTGCGGTGAAAATCCAACCATTCGTGCGTTAATTGACTATGAGGAATTTTGCGGCATTGGCACGGATGCCGATAAAGTTGTATTAGAACCAGAATATGAAATTTCAGTTACAGAGCTTAATGAACAAAATGAGAGCAACGGTGATACATTTATATTAGATGTTCGCGAACCGCATGAGTATGAAATATGCCGAATTCCGAACTCTAAACTGATTCCTTTGAATGAATTGCCTACTCGCGTCCAGGAATTAGATCGCTCATGGAACATCGTCGTACACTGCCGTTCCGGTGCTCGTAGCGCAAAAGCCGTTAAGTTTTTGCGTGAAGCCGGATTTGATAAAATTAAAAATTTAAAAGGTGGAATTTTAGCCTGGTCGGATGAAGTGGATCCGACTGTTCCGAAATATTAA
- a CDS encoding M67 family metallopeptidase, whose product MALKIQKKHLELIKAYGVESYPNECCGFLLGKPNNGDKEVLSTFPSVNAREEREKYHRFLITSDAYLQCEKFAKVKNLDIIGFYHSHPNAETNPSAYDVEYGWPWYSYVIVSIANNKALEVTSWILQNDRSKFKQEKIILI is encoded by the coding sequence ATGGCTCTTAAAATCCAAAAAAAACATTTGGAATTAATAAAGGCTTATGGAGTAGAATCTTATCCGAACGAATGCTGTGGATTCCTCTTGGGTAAACCAAATAACGGCGATAAGGAAGTGTTGTCAACTTTTCCTTCAGTCAATGCGCGGGAAGAAAGGGAAAAATATCATCGGTTCTTAATCACCTCTGATGCATATTTGCAGTGCGAAAAATTCGCTAAAGTGAAAAATCTGGATATTATCGGTTTTTACCATTCTCATCCTAATGCTGAAACCAACCCGTCTGCTTATGACGTTGAATATGGTTGGCCATGGTACTCTTATGTTATCGTGTCTATTGCCAATAACAAAGCTCTAGAAGTCACTTCATGGATATTGCAAAACGATCGGTCAAAATTTAAACAAGAGAAAATTATTCTAATTTAA
- a CDS encoding cysteine synthase family protein, translating into MNSIIENRFLKKASEDSIAHSRKQIIEQVGNTPLIELSSISKEVKPVQIFAKAEWFNPGGSVKDRAALNMILQGEKSRALTKDKIILDATSGNTGIAYAMIGAALGYKVKLAIPQNAGNLFKQTLAAYGAELIYSNPQHGSDGAIREAIRLYEKAPEQYFYPDQYNNSANWLAHYDGTGAEIIRQTKGKITHFIAGLGTSGTFMGAGRRLKEFNEDIQLISVQPDSPLHGLEGLKHMKSAILPGIYDTELADDNLEISTEESQLLVKRLAKEGLLVGMSAGAALAAALIIAKRLTTGVIVVIFPDSAHKYFDQRFWQEN; encoded by the coding sequence ATGAACTCGATAATTGAAAATAGATTTTTGAAAAAGGCGTCGGAAGACTCGATAGCTCATTCAAGAAAGCAAATCATAGAGCAGGTTGGCAATACACCATTAATTGAACTCTCAAGTATATCAAAAGAAGTGAAACCGGTACAAATATTTGCTAAAGCCGAATGGTTTAATCCCGGAGGCTCAGTAAAAGATCGAGCCGCTTTAAATATGATATTGCAGGGTGAGAAATCACGTGCATTGACAAAAGATAAAATAATACTTGATGCAACTTCGGGCAATACCGGGATAGCATATGCGATGATTGGGGCCGCTTTGGGTTATAAAGTTAAATTGGCCATCCCCCAAAATGCGGGAAATTTATTTAAACAGACATTAGCAGCTTATGGCGCTGAACTTATTTATTCTAACCCCCAACATGGTTCGGATGGTGCAATTCGCGAAGCGATACGGCTTTATGAAAAAGCTCCTGAACAATATTTTTATCCTGATCAGTATAATAACAGTGCGAATTGGTTGGCTCATTATGACGGGACGGGTGCTGAAATTATACGGCAAACTAAAGGAAAAATCACCCATTTCATTGCTGGGTTGGGTACCAGCGGCACCTTCATGGGAGCGGGACGTCGCTTAAAAGAATTTAACGAAGATATTCAGTTGATTTCTGTTCAACCCGATTCCCCATTGCACGGTCTTGAAGGACTTAAACATATGAAAAGTGCCATTTTACCTGGGATTTACGATACCGAGTTGGCTGACGACAACCTTGAAATTAGTACCGAAGAGTCTCAGCTTCTGGTGAAGCGTCTGGCAAAAGAAGGCCTGTTGGTAGGAATGTCCGCCGGGGCTGCGTTGGCGGCGGCACTCATAATAGCGAAAAGGCTCACGACAGGCGTAATCGTTGTTATATTCCCTGATAGCGCACATAAATATTTTGACCAAAGATTTTGGCAAGAAAATTAA